The DNA window CGAGGTGGAGCGCAGCGCAGCCTCGGTGAACGTGCCCGCGGGACCGAAGTAGGCGTACGTCGTCGGCTCGGTCACCGGCGCGCGCCCTCGCCGCGCCGCGCGAACGACACGGCCTGCTCCTCCTCGGGCGAGAGGGCGTGCTCGCTGGCGCCGGCCTTCACGCCCTTGGCGTAGGTGCGGGTCTCGGAGCGCCCGTTGATCGAGGTGAGCACCACGCCGTCGCCGCCGTCGTCGAGCAGCGCGGCGGAGAACGAGAGCCGTCCGCCCATGTCGCCGAAGGCGTCGTAGCGGACGACGGCCACGTGGCGCAGGGAGTCGGCCACCTCGGCGCGGGCCCTGCGCGCCTCGGCCATCGCGGCGGCGGTCTCGGCGCGCACCTCGGCGACCTGCGCCGACTGGCGCGCCATCAGCGTGAGGACGTCGTGCCCGCCCTCGGCCCCGAGCACCGCGAGCTGTCGGCGGGTCGAGCGCAGGCGGAGCAGGGCCCAGGCCGCGAGCAGCAGCGCCAGGGCGGCCACGACGCACGCGACGAGCGCGACCGTGCCGGCGTCGTGGGCACTCAGGTCTGGCACGCGGCGATCGTATCCAGAGGTGGCGACGGGACCCCCGTACCCGTCGCCATCCTCCACAGAGGAAGAGGGCGGCGGGCGGCCGTTGATACAGCTCAGTGGTGCTCGGACAGGGCGAGGCCCTGCTCTGCCTCGTCGACCGGCGCGGCCTGCCCGTCGCGGTCCGGCGCCGGGCGGGTCCCTCCGCGCAGCACGAGCACGTGGACGGCGACGAAGATGAGCACGGCCCCGGCGCTGAAGGAGGACTGCGCGAGGCGCTCGAGCGGCAGGGGGGCGGCACCGGCGTACATCCAGCGCCCGGCGCGCCAGGGCAGCTCGAGCGGCGCGCAGTAGAGCAGCCAGACCGCGACCCCTGCGGCCGTGCGCAGCCGGGCGCGGCCGTCGCCCACCAGCCCGAGCATCGCCGGCACGACCCAGACCATGTGGTGGAGCCAGGCGATGGGCGAGACGAGCACGGTGAGCAGGCCGACGACCGCGACGGCCAGCACCTGCTCGCCCGCGCGCGACAGCTTGGCCGCCAGCCACAGGCCGTAGGCCGTGACGGCGGTGCCGATGACGCCCCAGAGCAGGTGCCCCCCGGTGCCGGAGGGGCCGAGCCGCGCCGCCGCGCCGATGATCGAGCCGTTGTAGGCGATGCTCGTGCTGCCGATGCGCGAGGAGTCGAAGAACGCCTGGCCCCAGTAGACGAACGTCGCGTGCGGCACGACCAGAGCCGTGCCGACCGTGAGCACCACCGCCGACACGACCGCGCCGCGCGCCTCCCGGAGACGCCCGGCCAGCACGTAGAACACGGCGAACAGCGCAGGGGTCAGCTTGATCGCCGCGGCTGCACCGACGAGCGAGCCGGGCACCCAGCGGCCGCGGCGGGTGACGTCGACCAGGCACAGGGCCGTGAGCGCGACGCCGACCTGGCCGAAGTAGAGCCCGTCGTCGACCGGCAGGGTCCAGCACCCTGCGGTGGTCAGCGCCGCCAGCGCGACGGGAGCCGCGTCGCCGCAGCGGGCCAGCAGCGGCCGCGCGCTGATCGCGGTGACCAGCACCATCAGCGCCACCTGGACCACGACCCACGCGCCCTGCGCGACGCCGAAGGGCACCATCGCGAGCGGCACGGCGACCACGGCCGCGAACGGCGGGTAGGTGAACGGCAGCAGGTTCGGCACGTCGGTGACGTAGTCGTAGAGCGAGCGGCCCTGCAGCAGCGACTGGCCCGCCGCGCGGTAGACCTCGAGGTCGACGTTGCGCCGCCAGGCGGCCACGTCGAGGTCGGGCACGAGCACCGGCCCGACGCCGAGCAGCAGCACCGCGACGCCGAGCAGCCACCACGACCACGGGATGCCCGACCAGGGCCCCGACGTCCGCGGACCTGCGCCGGAGCGGGGTCGGGGAGCCGGCTGCACGGCCCTCAGCGTACGGCGCGGCACCGTCGGTGCCAGCCCGTAGCCTGCTCGTCGACAACCGGACGGCGAGGGGGCGGGCGCGTGCATCGAGCAGTCGTACGCGTGCTGCTCGCCTGCGCGCTGGCCGCGGTCGCGCTGTGCACCGGGCTGACCGCTCCCGCGCAGGCGGCCCCGGGCGACCGCCCGCTGGTCGTCCTCGGGGTCGGCGGCCTGCGCTGGGACCAGCTCTCGTCGAGCTCGACGCCGGGGCTCTGGTCGCTGCTCGACGGCGCCGCGCTCGGCTCGCTGGTGACGCGCACGGCGCGGCCGGTGACCTGCCCGAGCGACGGCTGGCTGACCATCGGCGCCGGCCGCCGGGCCCAGGCCGTGGCCCACAGCGGCCCTGCGGGCAGCCGCGAGCGGTGCCCTGCCCAGGGCCCGGGCGTCCGGGCCGGCTCCGGCACGGCCTCGGTCGCGGGCTGGGCCGGGATCCTGGCGCGGGCCGACCGCTCGGACTTCGACGCGCAGCCGGGCCTGCTCGGCGAGACCCTGGCGGCCGCCGACCGCTGCGCCCTCGCGGTCGGGCCCGGCGCTGCGCTCGCGCTGGCCACGCGCGACGGCTCCGTCGTGCGCTACCTCGGCTCGGCCGCCGAGCTGGACG is part of the Motilibacter peucedani genome and encodes:
- a CDS encoding DUF4446 family protein, with amino-acid sequence MPDLSAHDAGTVALVACVVAALALLLAAWALLRLRSTRRQLAVLGAEGGHDVLTLMARQSAQVAEVRAETAAAMAEARRARAEVADSLRHVAVVRYDAFGDMGGRLSFSAALLDDGGDGVVLTSINGRSETRTYAKGVKAGASEHALSPEEEQAVSFARRGEGARR
- a CDS encoding glycosyltransferase 87 family protein — encoded protein: MQPAPRPRSGAGPRTSGPWSGIPWSWWLLGVAVLLLGVGPVLVPDLDVAAWRRNVDLEVYRAAGQSLLQGRSLYDYVTDVPNLLPFTYPPFAAVVAVPLAMVPFGVAQGAWVVVQVALMVLVTAISARPLLARCGDAAPVALAALTTAGCWTLPVDDGLYFGQVGVALTALCLVDVTRRGRWVPGSLVGAAAAIKLTPALFAVFYVLAGRLREARGAVVSAVVLTVGTALVVPHATFVYWGQAFFDSSRIGSTSIAYNGSIIGAAARLGPSGTGGHLLWGVIGTAVTAYGLWLAAKLSRAGEQVLAVAVVGLLTVLVSPIAWLHHMVWVVPAMLGLVGDGRARLRTAAGVAVWLLYCAPLELPWRAGRWMYAGAAPLPLERLAQSSFSAGAVLIFVAVHVLVLRGGTRPAPDRDGQAAPVDEAEQGLALSEHH